Proteins encoded within one genomic window of Kibdelosporangium phytohabitans:
- a CDS encoding sensor histidine kinase, with translation MRRLTGLRVRLVLAFVLVTVAGAAVAAWASHGSTRGSLVAEAQQRASEDLRRRISTVTAELTYPPDQRALDRLKSVVGGPVLVTYGSLTSAEGAGLDLVTDDMRTAVRDRDDLLLQRVASADGPRLLIGTPIIHTTVDGSRKPSGIAVYAVRDLAPAQQQIDTSARAALTTSALALPVAVLLALLAARGVLRPVRDLGSTARRIASGDLDARLRVRGSDELAELAATFNHMATELQATVAELRRMAADARRFVADVSHELRTPLTTLTAVAEVLESEAERMTPDARESARLAVEETRKLTRLAEDLVEVSRFDAGVATLRLEDVGVRQAIEDCLRARGWRARVGLDAPDEIAAVLDRRRLDVLVANLVGNALKHGQPPVRVRLRADHRRIDVTVIDHGPGLPEGEESKVFERFYKTDAARTRSEGSGLGLAIAMENARLHGGSIEAGNEPRAGARFTVHLPRST, from the coding sequence ATGAGGCGGCTGACCGGGCTGCGGGTGCGGCTGGTGCTGGCCTTCGTCCTGGTGACGGTGGCGGGCGCGGCCGTGGCGGCGTGGGCGAGTCACGGCTCCACGCGTGGCTCACTGGTCGCCGAGGCGCAGCAGCGGGCCAGCGAGGATCTGCGGCGCCGGATCAGTACCGTGACCGCGGAATTGACCTACCCGCCCGACCAGCGGGCGCTGGATCGCCTGAAGTCCGTGGTGGGCGGGCCCGTGCTGGTCACGTACGGGTCGCTGACCTCGGCTGAGGGCGCCGGGCTCGACCTGGTGACCGACGACATGCGTACCGCGGTCCGTGACCGCGACGATCTCTTGCTCCAACGGGTGGCCTCGGCCGACGGGCCGAGGCTGCTGATCGGCACGCCGATCATCCATACCACTGTGGACGGTTCACGAAAGCCGTCCGGGATCGCCGTCTACGCCGTCCGCGATCTGGCACCGGCACAGCAACAAATCGACACCTCGGCGCGAGCCGCACTGACCACGAGCGCGTTGGCGTTGCCGGTCGCGGTCCTGCTGGCGCTGCTGGCCGCGCGCGGAGTCCTGCGGCCGGTACGCGACCTGGGCAGCACGGCACGGCGGATCGCGAGCGGCGATCTGGACGCACGGCTGCGGGTACGCGGTTCGGACGAACTGGCCGAACTGGCCGCTACGTTCAACCACATGGCAACCGAGCTCCAGGCCACGGTAGCCGAACTGCGCCGGATGGCCGCCGACGCCAGGCGGTTCGTCGCCGATGTCTCCCACGAGCTCAGGACGCCGCTCACCACCCTGACCGCGGTCGCCGAAGTACTGGAAAGCGAGGCGGAACGAATGACCCCGGACGCGCGGGAGTCGGCGCGGCTCGCGGTCGAGGAGACCCGCAAGCTGACCCGGCTGGCCGAGGACCTGGTCGAGGTGTCCCGGTTCGACGCGGGTGTGGCGACACTTCGACTGGAAGACGTCGGGGTACGTCAGGCCATTGAGGACTGTCTGCGTGCACGCGGCTGGCGTGCACGGGTCGGCCTGGACGCGCCGGACGAGATCGCCGCAGTCCTGGACCGGCGGCGGCTGGACGTGCTGGTCGCGAACCTGGTCGGCAACGCGCTCAAGCACGGACAGCCACCAGTGCGGGTGCGGCTGAGAGCCGACCATCGGCGCATCGACGTCACCGTGATCGATCACGGGCCAGGCTTGCCTGAAGGTGAGGAATCCAAGGTGTTCGAGCGGTTCTACAAAACCGACGCCGCCCGGACACGGTCCGAAGGCAGCGGACTCGGCCTGGCGATCGCCATGGAGAACGCCCGGCTGCACGGCGGCAGCATCGAGGCAGGCAACGAACCGCGCGCCGGCGCGAGGTTCACCGTCCACCTGCCGAGGTCCACGTGA
- a CDS encoding DUF418 domain-containing protein, protein MDARGVPENRLLGVDVVRAIAIIGVFVMHFPMTGWLHAGPPAESSGFLRWLNIETSSRAMSLFVLLAGVSIALMTGGSKPHTGRRMTTALLRVAVRAVVLFLISLCIDEFGASVIAYYAVLLLFLIPFTQLRPRTLFALSTVSVPLVTLYPIWVFTSHTDWMTAEVPTGLAVLTHPGQWGDYLFSLVFTGGGFQVVYGIPLVLAGLAIGRLDLRSQAVRLRLMLVGAGVAVGACVVSWVAMYPLGFASTIDETEPPAMPWQALFAMPGERSLYATSAVGITFMVGVALLLLGGFLMPADRPRWQRALWPLAAAGGMAMTWYAGHFVYLKVIGNPHAFSSTHFLAVVAVTLTVSVLWRRWLQRGPLEWLVHKTIVTFVPGRRRTAAA, encoded by the coding sequence GTGGATGCCCGCGGGGTGCCGGAGAACCGTCTGCTCGGCGTGGACGTGGTTCGCGCGATCGCCATCATCGGCGTGTTCGTCATGCACTTCCCGATGACCGGCTGGCTGCACGCGGGGCCGCCGGCGGAGTCGTCCGGTTTCCTGCGCTGGCTGAACATCGAGACGTCCTCGCGTGCGATGAGCTTGTTCGTGCTGCTCGCCGGGGTTTCCATCGCCTTGATGACAGGCGGCTCGAAACCACACACCGGTCGGCGCATGACCACCGCGTTGCTGCGTGTCGCGGTACGTGCGGTGGTGCTGTTCCTGATCAGCCTCTGCATTGACGAGTTCGGTGCCTCGGTGATCGCGTATTACGCCGTGTTGCTGCTGTTCCTGATCCCTTTCACACAGTTGCGGCCGCGCACTCTGTTCGCGCTTTCGACTGTGTCCGTGCCACTGGTAACGCTGTACCCGATCTGGGTGTTCACCTCGCACACCGACTGGATGACGGCCGAGGTCCCCACCGGGCTGGCGGTGCTGACCCATCCGGGCCAGTGGGGTGACTACCTGTTCAGCCTCGTTTTCACCGGCGGCGGTTTCCAGGTCGTTTACGGTATACCGCTGGTGCTGGCCGGTCTGGCGATCGGCAGGCTCGACCTGCGCAGCCAGGCGGTACGGCTCCGCCTGATGCTCGTCGGAGCGGGCGTCGCGGTCGGGGCTTGTGTGGTGTCGTGGGTTGCCATGTACCCGTTGGGTTTCGCGTCAACCATCGACGAAACCGAACCGCCGGCGATGCCGTGGCAGGCGCTGTTCGCAATGCCGGGAGAGCGCTCGCTTTACGCGACGAGCGCGGTGGGTATCACGTTCATGGTCGGGGTCGCATTGCTGTTGCTCGGCGGTTTTCTCATGCCGGCGGATCGGCCACGCTGGCAGCGCGCGCTTTGGCCACTCGCCGCCGCGGGGGGCATGGCGATGACGTGGTACGCGGGGCATTTCGTCTATCTGAAGGTGATCGGAAACCCGCATGCGTTTTCGTCCACGCATTTTCTCGCGGTGGTGGCCGTGACGCTCACGGTGTCGGTCCTGTGGCGCCGATGGCTCCAGCGCGGACCTTTGGAATGGCTGGTACACAAGACAATCGTCACCTTTGTGCCAGGACGGCGGCGGACCGCGGCCGCGTGA
- a CDS encoding acyltransferase family protein, whose amino-acid sequence MSELSGLPAQGTTRRPTLPSLTGMRFIAAFSVFALGCVYYLFASPDPIVFEGSWHAAAGGVSYFFILSGFILAWSAPAGDTNRRFWRRRFFKIYPNHLITFVVAVVLIALMAPEAAVDSWIAIPNLLLIQSWFPGLDVRGSFNGVAWSLSCEALFYFCFPFLQRLVDRIRPTALWWWAGGVVAVIFAIPALSAAIGPVQEPLSPILGLTAWDSYVVYQLPPVRMLEFVFGIILARIVMNGQRLPLGFGGAVVLVIAAFALKPIIPPAYATVAITVVPLGLLVAAGAVADNTKKRTGLANRVMVWLGEISFALYMWHYMVLLVGYHLLIEGKGLSTAATIGIAVGLFGISIVVSWLQYTMIERPIMRKFARPRQPAPAPKQPAAA is encoded by the coding sequence GTGTCCGAATTATCCGGTTTACCCGCGCAGGGGACGACACGCAGGCCAACGCTCCCATCCCTGACCGGAATGCGCTTCATCGCGGCGTTCTCGGTCTTCGCACTCGGCTGCGTGTATTACCTGTTCGCTTCGCCGGACCCGATCGTGTTCGAAGGCTCGTGGCACGCGGCCGCGGGAGGAGTCAGCTATTTCTTCATCCTCAGCGGATTCATCCTGGCCTGGTCGGCGCCGGCGGGCGACACGAACCGCCGGTTCTGGCGGCGGCGTTTCTTCAAAATCTACCCGAACCACCTCATCACATTCGTCGTCGCCGTCGTGCTCATAGCGTTGATGGCACCCGAGGCCGCCGTCGACAGCTGGATCGCGATCCCCAACCTGCTGCTCATCCAGTCGTGGTTCCCCGGGCTGGACGTGCGCGGCAGTTTCAACGGCGTCGCGTGGTCCCTGTCCTGCGAAGCCCTGTTCTACTTCTGCTTCCCGTTCCTGCAGCGACTGGTCGACCGCATCCGGCCGACCGCGCTGTGGTGGTGGGCAGGCGGCGTGGTGGCCGTGATCTTCGCGATCCCGGCGCTGTCAGCGGCGATCGGACCGGTCCAGGAGCCGCTGTCGCCCATCCTCGGGCTGACGGCGTGGGATTCGTACGTGGTCTACCAGCTGCCGCCGGTGCGAATGCTCGAGTTCGTCTTCGGCATCATCCTGGCGCGGATCGTGATGAACGGCCAACGGCTGCCACTGGGATTCGGTGGCGCGGTGGTGCTCGTGATCGCCGCGTTCGCCCTCAAACCGATCATCCCACCCGCCTACGCCACGGTCGCGATCACAGTGGTGCCCCTCGGCCTGCTGGTCGCCGCCGGAGCCGTCGCCGACAACACGAAGAAGCGAACGGGCCTGGCCAACCGCGTGATGGTGTGGCTCGGCGAGATCTCCTTCGCCCTCTACATGTGGCACTACATGGTCCTGCTGGTCGGTTACCACCTGCTGATCGAAGGCAAAGGACTGAGCACCGCGGCCACCATCGGAATCGCGGTCGGGCTCTTCGGAATCTCGATCGTCGTGTCCTGGCTGCAGTACACGATGATCGAACGACCCATCATGCGAAAGTTCGCCAGACCACGCCAACCCGCGCCCGCACCGAAACAACCCGCCGCCGCCTGA
- a CDS encoding helix-turn-helix domain-containing protein, protein MTTVHRWTGRETKALRQAMRLSIRDFAEVLDVGARTVARWESRGPDIVLTPDSQGLLDTAFARAPDDVRQRFLALLPPEKPVQESGNPQSVRIPVIVNHGLAVGERSASWTALDQQEQQRLAAALKEPRRNLDVEVIGYFNRQLSVHMADDGTAGPAKPLPAVLELAAAVQQAARDVSPRVRRELLAVSARVAEFLAWLYRDVCEPVSAGFWRDRATEWAQEAGDSAMQGYVLLKRAQAAYDERDALRMLTLSQAVRTGPWCLPTKVKAEAAQQEARGHAMLGHHHDLVDRNLDEARQLLEGAGASSAVPEETGAHYNSELLRIQTAICRTEAGQPGRAVELYQRSLQTNQFSQRDRGYFSSLMASALALAGEPDEAAGVALAAWPLAVRTDSGRTTAELKKVLVALQPWRARATVREFQRMVLEQPATRTSASPRPSG, encoded by the coding sequence ATGACAACCGTTCACCGGTGGACCGGCCGTGAGACGAAGGCTCTGCGTCAGGCCATGCGCTTGAGCATCCGCGACTTCGCTGAAGTACTCGACGTAGGCGCACGTACCGTCGCCCGCTGGGAATCCCGTGGCCCGGATATCGTACTCACACCTGACAGCCAAGGCCTGCTGGACACAGCCTTCGCCCGCGCACCAGATGACGTGCGGCAACGCTTCTTGGCGCTCCTGCCGCCGGAGAAGCCGGTTCAGGAATCCGGAAATCCCCAATCAGTACGGATTCCGGTGATCGTGAACCACGGTTTGGCCGTTGGAGAGCGCAGCGCCTCGTGGACGGCTCTGGATCAGCAGGAGCAACAGCGCCTCGCCGCCGCATTGAAAGAACCCCGGCGAAACCTCGACGTCGAGGTGATCGGTTACTTCAACCGCCAGCTCTCGGTGCACATGGCGGACGACGGTACGGCGGGTCCGGCGAAGCCACTGCCCGCTGTGCTCGAACTGGCTGCGGCAGTGCAACAAGCTGCTCGTGATGTTTCGCCGCGAGTCCGGCGGGAACTGCTGGCCGTCAGTGCTCGCGTCGCGGAGTTTCTGGCATGGCTGTATCGAGATGTGTGTGAACCTGTGAGTGCTGGCTTTTGGCGTGACCGTGCGACCGAGTGGGCGCAGGAGGCTGGCGACAGCGCGATGCAGGGGTACGTCCTTCTGAAGAGGGCTCAAGCTGCGTACGACGAACGCGACGCCCTGCGCATGCTTACCTTGTCCCAAGCTGTCCGGACCGGGCCCTGGTGCTTGCCGACCAAGGTCAAAGCCGAGGCCGCACAACAAGAAGCTCGCGGGCACGCCATGCTCGGCCACCACCACGACCTGGTTGACCGCAATCTCGATGAAGCAAGACAGTTGCTCGAAGGTGCCGGCGCGTCATCAGCCGTTCCCGAAGAAACTGGCGCGCACTACAACAGCGAGCTTCTCCGGATACAAACAGCGATCTGCCGCACCGAGGCAGGACAACCAGGACGAGCGGTCGAGCTGTACCAGCGATCGTTGCAGACCAACCAGTTCTCTCAGCGTGACCGCGGCTACTTCTCGTCCTTGATGGCGTCAGCGCTCGCACTGGCCGGGGAGCCGGATGAGGCCGCCGGAGTGGCTTTGGCCGCTTGGCCACTGGCAGTGCGGACAGACTCCGGCCGCACGACCGCAGAACTGAAGAAGGTCCTTGTGGCTCTGCAACCATGGCGAGCACGGGCAACCGTGCGGGAGTTTCAGCGGATGGTTCTGGAACAGCCGGCTACTCGCACGTCAGCCAGTCCACGACCGTCCGGATGA
- a CDS encoding alpha/beta hydrolase — protein sequence MSLRVTSTAIRTFDGLNLAGTAVMPEHTSGRALVLVHGGGVTREEAGFFARLADGVAEAGVASLRFDLRGHGESDGDQKDLTLSAVLNDINAAIEHVTELSDAKAVSLLGVSFAGGICGYFAAKRPGLVDRLVLGNPLFDYKKRFVADKPYWRDDRIDEEAGKALAAAGFVAHSPSFRLGRALLNEVFWLQPRAVIAEIQAPTLIVHGTKDTFIPVESSRSAARQLKCVHKLVEIEGAQHGFAVHDDPTYADPRSQEWQAFVIRTVVDWLTCE from the coding sequence ATGTCCCTCCGCGTCACCAGTACCGCGATCCGCACGTTCGATGGTCTGAATCTCGCAGGTACAGCCGTCATGCCAGAGCACACGAGTGGCAGAGCGCTGGTTCTCGTCCATGGCGGCGGTGTGACTCGGGAAGAAGCCGGATTCTTCGCGCGACTGGCAGATGGCGTGGCCGAAGCCGGTGTGGCTTCACTGCGTTTCGATCTCCGAGGGCACGGGGAAAGCGACGGCGACCAGAAGGATCTGACGCTTTCGGCTGTGCTGAACGACATCAACGCGGCCATCGAACACGTGACCGAGCTGTCAGATGCGAAGGCGGTGAGCCTGCTGGGGGTCAGCTTCGCCGGAGGGATCTGTGGCTACTTCGCGGCCAAGCGGCCAGGCCTGGTCGACCGCCTCGTCCTCGGTAACCCGTTGTTCGACTACAAGAAGCGGTTCGTGGCGGACAAGCCGTACTGGCGCGACGACCGTATCGACGAAGAAGCAGGCAAGGCACTGGCCGCGGCGGGATTCGTGGCTCATTCGCCGAGCTTCAGGCTCGGACGCGCTCTGCTCAACGAGGTCTTCTGGCTCCAGCCTCGTGCTGTGATCGCTGAGATCCAGGCACCGACCCTCATCGTGCACGGCACGAAAGACACCTTCATACCGGTTGAGTCGTCACGATCGGCTGCCCGCCAGTTGAAATGTGTGCACAAGTTGGTGGAGATCGAAGGGGCACAGCACGGTTTCGCCGTTCACGACGATCCCACCTACGCCGATCCGCGAAGTCAGGAATGGCAGGCCTTCGTCATCCGGACGGTCGTGGACTGGCTGACGTGCGAGTAG
- the dapB gene encoding 4-hydroxy-tetrahydrodipicolinate reductase, which translates to MTIRVGVLGAQGRMGAEVCRAVDAADGMEVVAKVDVGDPLSDIAGADVVVDFTHPDVVMDNVRYAVDNGIHCVIGTSGFTTDRIDTVTSWLSDAPKVGVLVAPNFAIGAVLSMRFAELAAKYYESVEIIELHHPRKADAPSGTAAHTARLIGAARQAAGLGSAPDATTHDPDGARGALVDDVRVHSVRLSGLIAHQEVLFGGEGETLTIRHDSLDRNSFMPGVVLAVRSIVSRPGLIVGLDKLMDL; encoded by the coding sequence ATGACGATCCGCGTTGGCGTGCTCGGCGCGCAGGGGCGGATGGGCGCCGAGGTCTGCCGTGCGGTGGACGCGGCCGACGGCATGGAGGTCGTCGCGAAGGTCGACGTGGGCGACCCGCTGTCGGACATCGCCGGTGCGGACGTGGTGGTCGACTTCACCCACCCGGACGTGGTGATGGACAACGTCCGTTACGCGGTGGACAACGGGATCCACTGTGTGATCGGAACATCGGGGTTCACGACGGACCGCATCGACACAGTGACCTCGTGGCTGTCCGACGCGCCGAAGGTGGGCGTGCTGGTGGCCCCGAACTTCGCGATCGGCGCGGTGCTGTCCATGCGCTTCGCGGAACTGGCGGCGAAGTACTACGAGTCGGTGGAGATCATCGAGCTCCACCACCCCCGCAAGGCCGACGCCCCGTCGGGAACGGCGGCCCACACCGCCCGCCTGATCGGTGCGGCCAGGCAGGCCGCGGGACTGGGCTCAGCGCCTGACGCAACGACGCACGACCCTGACGGCGCGCGGGGCGCGTTGGTCGACGACGTCCGCGTGCACTCGGTGCGGCTGTCGGGCCTGATCGCCCATCAGGAAGTCCTGTTCGGCGGCGAAGGGGAAACCCTCACGATCCGCCACGACTCACTGGACAGGAATTCGTTCATGCCCGGCGTGGTGCTGGCGGTGCGCTCGATCGTGAGCCGCCCAGGCCTCATCGTCGGCCTGGACAAGCTGATGGACCTGTGA
- a CDS encoding M16 family metallopeptidase, giving the protein MTVRSSQAAGDARGLLQQKPGTTRTLERTESGEVRRTLLPGGLRVVTEHVPGVRSASVGMWVAVGSRDEQPAVAGAAHYLEHLLFKSTSRRTAMQIAEEIDAVGGELNAFTAKEHTCYYAHVLDEDLPLAVDLVCDVVFEALCAERDMETERSVVLEEIAMRDDDPEDLLHDAFCAALLPDHTLGRPVLGSEKSITELSRNALYNFYKRRYTMPRMVFAVAGNIKHADVLRLVRKALKARLVGEVAPIAPRRGRARIPSAPRLVLHTEDTEQTHLMLGVRALDRHDERRFTLGVLNAALGGGMSSRLFQEVREKRGLAYQVYSSVASYSDTGHLSVYAGVQPDRLGETAAVIRDVLAHVAREGLTDAEVARGKGQLRGGLVLGLEDTSSRMSRIGKGELTYGDYLTVGETLNRIDAVTGEDIALLAKELLSRPIAAAVVGPYDHVDEVPVEVHEVMR; this is encoded by the coding sequence GTGACGGTTCGCAGTTCGCAAGCCGCGGGCGATGCCCGCGGCTTACTGCAGCAGAAGCCCGGCACCACTCGCACGCTGGAACGCACCGAGTCGGGTGAGGTCCGCAGGACCTTGCTGCCCGGTGGGCTGCGAGTGGTGACCGAGCACGTACCCGGTGTGCGGTCGGCGTCGGTGGGCATGTGGGTCGCGGTCGGTTCCCGCGACGAGCAGCCCGCCGTCGCCGGCGCGGCGCACTACCTGGAGCACCTGCTCTTCAAGAGCACGTCCAGGCGCACGGCGATGCAGATCGCCGAGGAGATCGACGCGGTCGGCGGCGAGCTGAACGCGTTCACGGCGAAAGAGCACACCTGCTACTACGCGCACGTCCTGGACGAGGACCTGCCGTTGGCGGTCGACCTCGTGTGCGACGTGGTGTTCGAGGCGCTGTGCGCCGAGCGCGACATGGAAACCGAGCGCAGCGTCGTGCTCGAAGAGATCGCGATGCGCGACGACGACCCGGAGGACCTGCTGCACGACGCGTTCTGCGCGGCGTTGCTGCCGGATCACACGCTCGGCCGTCCGGTGCTCGGGTCGGAGAAGTCCATCACCGAGCTCAGCCGCAACGCGCTGTACAACTTCTACAAGCGTCGCTACACGATGCCCCGGATGGTCTTCGCGGTCGCCGGGAACATCAAGCACGCTGACGTCCTTCGCTTGGTGCGTAAGGCGTTGAAGGCCCGCCTTGTCGGTGAGGTCGCTCCGATCGCGCCGCGCAGGGGCCGTGCCCGGATTCCGTCGGCGCCGCGGCTCGTGCTGCACACGGAGGACACGGAGCAGACGCACCTCATGCTCGGTGTGCGCGCACTGGACCGGCACGACGAGCGCAGGTTCACGCTGGGTGTGCTGAACGCGGCGCTGGGCGGCGGGATGAGTTCCCGGCTGTTCCAGGAGGTTCGCGAGAAGCGCGGCCTGGCGTACCAGGTGTACTCGTCCGTGGCGTCCTATTCGGACACCGGGCACCTGTCGGTGTACGCGGGTGTGCAGCCGGATCGTCTCGGCGAGACGGCGGCGGTGATCCGCGATGTGCTGGCGCACGTGGCGCGGGAAGGCCTGACGGACGCGGAAGTGGCCCGTGGCAAGGGACAGTTGCGCGGCGGTCTGGTGCTCGGCTTGGAGGACACCAGTTCCCGGATGTCCAGGATCGGCAAGGGCGAGCTGACGTACGGCGACTACCTGACCGTCGGCGAGACGCTCAACCGGATCGACGCGGTGACCGGGGAGGACATCGCCTTGCTGGCGAAGGAACTGCTGTCGCGCCCGATCGCGGCCGCGGTCGTCGGTCCCTACGATCACGTCGACGAAGTGCCGGTCGAGGTTCACGAGGTGATGCGATGA
- a CDS encoding polyribonucleotide nucleotidyltransferase, giving the protein MTDSQEAGVHETTAVIDNGKYGTRTVRFETGRIAKQAAGSVVAYLDEETMLLSATTASKHPKEHFDFFPLTVDVEERMYSVGRIPGAFFRREGRPSTDAILACRLIDRPLRPSFVDGLRNEIQVVVTVMSLAPQDLYDVVAINAASASTQLAGLPFSGPVGAVRVALVEDQWIAFPTYEQLKTAVFDMVVAGRNVGDDVAIMMVEAEATDNVIDLIGEGGTAPTEQIVAEGLEAAKPFLRALCDAQQELADRAAKATGEFPVFPAYQPDAFEAVEAAASVKLSEALSIAGKQDREAAIDDVKAGVLEMVGEREEFEGREKELGAAFRSLNKKLVRQRILRDKVRIDGRGLTDIRQLSAEVAVIPRAHGSALFERGETQILGVTTLNMLRMEQQIDSLSPETTKRYLHHYNFPPYSTGETGRVGSPKRREIGHGALAERALVPVLPKRDEFPYALRQVSEALGSNGSTSMGSVCASTLSLLNAGVPLKAPVAGIAMGLVSDEVDGKTEYVALTDILGAEDAFGDMDFKVAGTKDFVTALQLDTKLDGIPSEVLAAALKQAYDARLTILEVIAEAIDKPDEMSAYAPRVTSVKIPVDKIGEVIGPKGKMINSITEETGADISIEDDGTIYVGAADGPSAEAAIAKINSIANPQLPKVGERFLGTVVKTAAFGAFVSLLPGKDGLVHISKLGNGKRIGKVEDVVKVGDKLRVEIADIDSRGKISLVLVKEEDAEKKADEAPAGTVAADEKASAVSDEKASAEEPATT; this is encoded by the coding sequence ATGACCGACTCCCAGGAAGCTGGGGTCCACGAGACCACTGCCGTTATCGACAACGGCAAGTACGGCACGCGCACGGTCCGCTTCGAGACCGGTCGCATCGCCAAGCAAGCCGCGGGCAGCGTCGTGGCCTACCTCGACGAGGAGACCATGCTGCTGTCGGCGACCACGGCGTCGAAGCACCCGAAGGAGCACTTCGACTTCTTCCCGCTGACGGTCGACGTCGAGGAGCGGATGTACTCCGTCGGACGCATCCCCGGCGCGTTCTTCCGCCGCGAGGGCCGTCCGTCCACGGACGCCATCCTGGCCTGCCGCCTGATCGACCGCCCGCTGCGCCCGTCGTTCGTCGACGGCCTGCGCAACGAGATCCAGGTCGTCGTCACGGTGATGAGCCTGGCCCCGCAGGACCTGTACGACGTCGTGGCGATCAACGCCGCGTCGGCCTCCACCCAGCTCGCCGGCCTGCCGTTCTCCGGCCCGGTCGGCGCTGTGCGCGTGGCACTGGTCGAGGACCAGTGGATCGCGTTCCCGACCTACGAGCAGCTCAAGACCGCTGTGTTCGACATGGTCGTCGCGGGCCGCAACGTCGGCGACGACGTGGCGATCATGATGGTCGAGGCCGAGGCCACCGACAACGTGATCGACCTGATCGGCGAGGGCGGCACCGCGCCGACCGAGCAGATCGTGGCCGAGGGCCTCGAGGCGGCCAAGCCGTTCCTCCGTGCGCTCTGCGACGCCCAGCAGGAGCTCGCCGACCGGGCCGCCAAGGCGACCGGGGAGTTCCCGGTGTTCCCGGCCTACCAGCCGGACGCCTTCGAGGCTGTCGAGGCCGCCGCGTCGGTCAAGCTGTCCGAGGCGCTGTCCATCGCGGGCAAGCAGGACCGCGAGGCCGCGATCGACGACGTCAAAGCCGGTGTGCTGGAGATGGTCGGCGAGCGCGAGGAGTTCGAGGGCCGCGAGAAGGAACTCGGCGCCGCCTTCCGTTCGCTGAACAAGAAGCTGGTCCGCCAGCGGATCCTGCGGGACAAGGTCCGCATCGACGGCCGCGGCCTGACCGACATCCGCCAGCTGTCCGCCGAGGTCGCGGTGATCCCGCGGGCGCACGGTTCGGCGCTGTTCGAGCGCGGCGAGACCCAGATCCTGGGTGTCACCACGCTGAACATGCTGCGGATGGAGCAGCAGATCGACTCGTTGTCGCCGGAGACCACGAAGCGGTACCTGCACCACTACAACTTCCCGCCGTACTCGACCGGTGAGACCGGTCGCGTCGGCTCGCCCAAGCGCCGCGAGATCGGCCACGGCGCGCTCGCCGAGCGTGCCCTGGTTCCGGTCCTGCCCAAGCGGGACGAGTTCCCGTACGCACTGCGTCAGGTGTCGGAGGCGTTGGGCTCCAACGGTTCCACCTCGATGGGCTCGGTGTGCGCGTCGACCCTGTCGCTGCTCAACGCCGGTGTGCCGCTGAAGGCACCGGTCGCGGGTATCGCGATGGGCCTGGTGTCCGACGAGGTCGACGGCAAGACGGAGTACGTCGCGCTGACCGACATCCTCGGTGCCGAGGACGCGTTCGGCGACATGGACTTCAAGGTCGCCGGTACCAAGGATTTCGTGACCGCGCTGCAGCTGGACACGAAGCTCGACGGCATCCCGTCCGAGGTGCTGGCCGCCGCGCTCAAGCAGGCGTACGACGCCAGGCTGACCATCCTCGAGGTGATCGCCGAGGCGATCGACAAGCCGGACGAGATGAGCGCCTACGCGCCGCGCGTGACCAGCGTCAAGATCCCGGTTGACAAGATCGGCGAGGTCATCGGCCCGAAGGGCAAGATGATCAACTCGATCACCGAGGAGACCGGCGCCGACATCTCGATCGAGGACGACGGCACGATCTACGTCGGTGCGGCGGACGGCCCGTCGGCCGAGGCGGCGATCGCCAAGATCAACTCGATCGCCAACCCGCAGCTGCCGAAGGTCGGCGAGCGCTTCCTCGGCACGGTCGTCAAGACCGCGGCCTTCGGCGCGTTCGTCTCCCTGCTGCCGGGCAAGGACGGCTTGGTGCACATCTCCAAGCTGGGCAACGGCAAGCGCATCGGCAAGGTCGAGGACGTCGTGAAGGTCGGCGACAAGCTCCGCGTGGAGATCGCCGACATCGACTCGCGCGGCAAGATCAGCCTGGTGCTGGTGAAGGAAGAGGACGCCGAGAAGAAGGCCGACGAGGCCCCCGCGGGCACCGTGGCGGCCGACGAGAAGGCATCGGCGGTGTCCGACGAGAAGGCATCGGCAGAGGAGCCCGCGACCACGTGA
- the rpsO gene encoding 30S ribosomal protein S15, with protein MALTTDQKKTILGEYGLHDSDTGSPEAQVALLTKRISDLTRHLQEHKHDHHSRRGLLLLVGRRRRLLNYVAKVDIQRYRSLIQRLGLRR; from the coding sequence GTGGCGCTGACCACCGACCAGAAGAAGACGATCCTCGGCGAGTACGGCTTGCACGACTCGGACACCGGATCACCCGAGGCGCAGGTCGCGCTGCTGACCAAGCGGATCAGCGACCTGACCCGGCACCTTCAGGAGCACAAGCACGACCACCACTCCCGCCGCGGCCTGCTGCTGCTGGTGGGTCGCCGCCGCCGGTTGCTCAACTACGTGGCCAAGGTGGACATCCAGCGGTACCGGTCGCTGATCCAGCGGCTCGGCCTCCGCAGGTGA